In one window of bacterium DNA:
- a CDS encoding YIP1 family protein, with the protein MSNPNPMNEQEPFVTPEPEQPISDQQSQPDYLTIAQPLPGLVTVAGWVFSDPYKVGETVKRKSNWWFPFVIGAVIMVITQLIIWPQMSQMIEKKTRASFAKQESQMSVDQQERAIEMALSASRVSTPLFAALGIPIMGAFSALVWMLIGNLIMGGSAKFSHLFAATIWVNLISVSGSVIRLPMQILRDTFEIPLGPAALLPEGSEGFLHTILSGLDIIYIWQVVATGIVTAAIYGWSKNKGISVSVGIFAIFLLIGAGFSEM; encoded by the coding sequence ATGAGCAATCCGAATCCAATGAATGAACAAGAACCATTCGTAACTCCGGAACCGGAACAACCGATTTCGGATCAACAATCACAACCGGATTATCTTACCATCGCCCAGCCGTTACCCGGTCTGGTCACGGTTGCTGGTTGGGTGTTTAGCGACCCCTACAAAGTGGGGGAAACGGTAAAGCGAAAATCGAATTGGTGGTTTCCCTTCGTCATCGGCGCAGTGATTATGGTGATCACTCAGCTTATCATCTGGCCGCAGATGTCGCAGATGATCGAGAAGAAGACGCGCGCCTCTTTTGCCAAGCAAGAATCACAAATGTCTGTCGATCAGCAGGAACGTGCTATCGAGATGGCACTATCCGCATCGCGCGTTTCGACCCCTTTGTTTGCAGCGCTCGGTATTCCAATAATGGGAGCATTCTCTGCGTTGGTTTGGATGCTAATCGGAAATTTAATCATGGGAGGCTCGGCGAAATTTTCCCATCTTTTTGCCGCAACGATTTGGGTGAATCTCATCTCGGTGTCGGGTTCGGTTATCCGGCTGCCAATGCAGATTCTTCGCGACACATTTGAAATTCCGCTGGGTCCTGCGGCATTGTTGCCGGAAGGGAGTGAAGGATTCCTTCATACAATTCTTTCTGGACTCGATATTATTTACATCTGGCAAGTCGTAGCAACAGGAATCGTTACCGCAGCAATCTATGGTTGGTCGAAGAATAAAGGTATTTCGGTATCGGTAGGAATCTTTGCCATATTCTTATTGATCGGCGCAGGCTTTAGCGAGATGTGA
- a CDS encoding CCA tRNA nucleotidyltransferase — MLSFITPNEQELLQRIAALAEREGMPLRVVGGFVRDRLLQAANRLPVPPKPEMDFVTTGDALKLAELVATIFPHARHYQYGHFGTARVDWKEWMFEFATARTESYQSDSRNPDVVASTFEEDAARRDFTVNALAWGVNGAENGVLFDPFGGVRDLEQGILRTPLDPGKTFSDDPLRMMRAARFVAKLNFSIDPVTENGITENAARIEIVHVERIADELLQTLAAPFPHLGIDVLFRTGVLTYILPEIVELHGVDQRGKHSHKDVYTHTLQVLENASTLSNDIAVRLSALFHDIAKPQTKKFLPEIGWTFYGHEVLGVRSINRVFRRLRLSNLLAKRVGKITRLHMRPVRLAQEGVTDSAIRRLRVEAGEELEALLQLCRADITSANPKRVEKYLKNYQTMLQRLDLVEKRDHLSSFQSPVRGEEIAELCGIPFGPRIGMIKTAIEEAILDGVIPNEYEPAKVWLLENRERLLSEPEQRIRKKSLEQLDEKQVERLLQAVKESHEQSESNE, encoded by the coding sequence ATGTTATCCTTTATCACACCGAACGAGCAGGAATTGCTCCAACGTATTGCAGCCCTCGCCGAGCGCGAAGGAATGCCGCTCCGGGTTGTTGGTGGTTTCGTACGCGACCGTTTGCTGCAAGCGGCGAATCGGTTGCCGGTTCCCCCGAAACCGGAAATGGATTTTGTTACAACCGGTGACGCGTTAAAACTCGCTGAATTGGTTGCAACCATTTTCCCTCATGCCAGACACTATCAGTATGGACATTTCGGTACGGCGCGGGTCGATTGGAAAGAGTGGATGTTTGAATTTGCTACCGCTCGGACCGAGTCGTACCAATCCGACAGCCGGAATCCAGATGTGGTGGCTTCGACGTTTGAAGAAGACGCTGCCCGCCGTGATTTCACGGTAAACGCATTAGCGTGGGGTGTAAACGGCGCTGAAAATGGTGTTTTGTTCGACCCCTTTGGCGGTGTCCGCGATTTGGAGCAAGGGATTCTACGGACACCACTCGATCCCGGAAAAACCTTCTCCGATGATCCCTTGCGGATGATGCGGGCAGCGCGCTTTGTCGCCAAGTTAAACTTTTCTATCGATCCGGTTACGGAAAACGGCATCACCGAAAACGCAGCTCGGATTGAAATAGTCCATGTTGAGCGGATAGCTGATGAACTATTGCAGACCTTGGCGGCTCCGTTTCCCCATCTTGGTATCGATGTCCTTTTCCGCACTGGTGTACTAACGTACATTTTACCGGAGATTGTTGAGTTACACGGCGTTGATCAGCGGGGAAAACATAGCCACAAGGATGTGTACACCCACACATTGCAAGTGCTGGAAAACGCTTCGACATTGTCGAATGATATTGCAGTTCGGTTGAGTGCGCTCTTTCACGACATCGCCAAACCACAGACGAAAAAATTCCTACCGGAAATCGGTTGGACATTTTATGGTCATGAGGTCTTAGGTGTACGATCGATCAACCGAGTGTTTCGCCGGTTGCGGTTGTCGAATTTGTTAGCGAAACGAGTGGGAAAAATCACCCGGTTACATATGCGGCCGGTACGGTTAGCACAAGAGGGCGTGACCGACAGTGCTATCCGGCGACTTAGGGTGGAAGCCGGCGAAGAGCTGGAAGCGCTGTTACAGCTTTGTCGTGCTGATATCACGAGCGCGAATCCGAAGCGGGTCGAAAAGTACTTAAAGAATTATCAAACGATGTTGCAACGTCTTGATTTGGTCGAGAAGCGCGATCATTTATCTTCTTTTCAATCGCCGGTGCGTGGTGAGGAAATCGCGGAACTGTGCGGAATTCCGTTTGGCCCGCGGATTGGCATGATCAAGACGGCAATCGAAGAAGCAATTCTCGACGGTGTGATTCCCAATGAGTACGAACCAGCGAAAGTGTGGTTACTCGAAAACCGGGAACGATTGCTAAGCGAACCGGAACAACGCATCAGAAAAAAGTCGCTCGAGCAACTCGACGAGAAACAAGTGGAACGTCTTCTACAAGCGGTAAAGGAGAGTCATGAGCAATCCGAATCCAATGAATGA